From the bacterium genome, the window CGAGGTGGAACAGGGCCGTGAGGACGTCGGGCGGAGCCAGCCATGCCACCACCTCGGGGCACTCATCGGCCTTGAGATTGTCGATCCTCGTCGCCACCAGGTATTTGCCCAAGGCCGCCGGGATCTCATAGTCCACAAAGGAGGCCTCGACCAGTTGAGAGTTTTTTTTCAGCCGCAGCCCTTCGACCTTGCCGGGGACACCGCACGAGAGGAACGTTCCGAGGTCAGGGCTGGGTTTGACGGGAAAACCGGAGTACCTCACCCCTCCCTGACACCCGATGGACCCGGCGGTAAAGGCCACCCGCTCCCCTTTCAGGACCAGGTTGAACTGGCCGATCATGCACCCGAACCCATCCCGGGACCGCACGTCGCTCTCGTATTTCCCGTCGTCGGAGTAGAAAATGGCAAAGGGCAGATCCGCACCGGGGAAGAAATGAGCCCAGTATTCCAGG encodes:
- a CDS encoding DUF169 domain-containing protein, which produces MNEAIRESFLEYWAHFFPGADLPFAIFYSDDGKYESDVRSRDGFGCMIGQFNLVLKGERVAFTAGSIGCQGGVRYSGFPVKPSPDLGTFLSCGVPGKVEGLRLKKNSQLVEASFVDYEIPAALGKYLVATRIDNLKADECPEVVAWLAPPDVLTALFHLVGFSRADRFCVISPQASGCGALVSFPLAERGKEEPRAVIGMFDISARPYVKKGVLSFAVPVDLFAAMAGDMGESFLITDSWEKVKQRL